One window from the genome of Candidatus Omnitrophota bacterium encodes:
- a CDS encoding GNAT family N-acetyltransferase, giving the protein MSDINPSFKIFDLTEDCAEYDRLAAGIANKSAFFLPSYLKCAQLADRCPIKIMALFKGDRYAMIPYAMRQIRDIPLFREIPQPYRDITAPHEFYCVVSNADSSAEHNDLASELFASIEHYCRDRRIVSEFVRFDPFLTDAETVQRTHLCRKVGDNIYVDLKKDIQQIYDAFDYSVKKNLRRAQSSRLSFRRAEKCAENSEIFRLLYWASMDRLKANPYFYFSHDYFDRLIMECEGSSLFIVSDSHQRPIAASIVLHHDNVCYHHLTGSDQEAASLRPNDFMIYSLILWGISNHYEILHLGGGAESICRFKSKFSKDKIPYYVGARIHDQKSYETLCEIAKKSGISLTNSTYFPLYRLGL; this is encoded by the coding sequence ATGTCTGACATTAATCCCTCGTTCAAAATATTCGATTTGACGGAAGATTGCGCCGAATACGATCGCCTCGCTGCGGGAATCGCCAATAAGAGCGCATTTTTTCTTCCTTCCTACTTAAAATGCGCGCAATTGGCGGATCGCTGTCCCATAAAAATTATGGCGCTTTTCAAGGGCGATCGATATGCGATGATCCCCTATGCCATGCGCCAAATTCGCGATATCCCGCTCTTTCGAGAAATTCCTCAACCCTATCGGGACATAACGGCTCCTCACGAATTTTACTGCGTCGTCAGCAACGCCGATTCTTCCGCCGAACACAATGATTTGGCGAGTGAATTATTCGCTTCCATCGAGCATTATTGCCGAGACCGGCGGATTGTCTCCGAATTCGTCCGATTCGATCCATTTCTAACAGACGCCGAAACGGTCCAGAGGACTCATCTATGCAGAAAAGTCGGCGATAATATATATGTGGATCTAAAAAAAGACATTCAACAAATTTACGACGCTTTCGATTATTCGGTCAAGAAGAATCTACGAAGAGCGCAATCCTCTCGATTATCCTTTCGCCGCGCCGAAAAATGCGCGGAAAATAGTGAAATATTTCGGCTTCTCTACTGGGCCTCCATGGACAGGTTGAAAGCGAACCCTTACTTCTACTTTTCCCACGATTATTTCGATCGGCTGATAATGGAATGCGAGGGATCTTCGCTTTTCATCGTTTCGGACAGCCACCAGCGTCCTATCGCCGCCTCTATCGTTCTCCATCACGACAACGTGTGTTATCATCATCTGACGGGAAGCGATCAAGAAGCGGCGTCGCTGCGGCCTAACGATTTCATGATCTATTCGCTCATACTTTGGGGAATATCGAATCATTATGAGATTTTGCATTTGGGCGGCGGCGCGGAATCGATATGCCGCTTCAAATCGAAATTTTCCAAAGATAAAATTCCCTATTATGTAGGCGCTCGAATCCACGACCAGAAATCTTACGAAACGCTTTGCGAAATAGCGAAGAAAAGTGGGATTTCCCTTACAAATTCTACTTATTTTCCCTTATATCGATTAGGATTGTAA